Proteins from a genomic interval of Panthera uncia isolate 11264 chromosome C1 unlocalized genomic scaffold, Puncia_PCG_1.0 HiC_scaffold_4, whole genome shotgun sequence:
- the TDRKH gene encoding tudor and KH domain-containing protein isoform X2: MSTERTSWTSLSTIQKIALGLGIPASATVAYILYRRYRESREERLTFVGEDDIEIEMRVPQEAVKLIIGRQGANIKQLRKQTGARIDVDTEDVGDERVLLISGFPVQVCKAKAAIHQILTENTPVSEQLSVPQRSVGRIIASGAKITCDKESEGTLLLSRLIKISGTQKEVAAAKHLILEKVSEDEELRKRIAHSAETRVPRKQPISVRREEVIESGGAGEPALWKSTDTGAGPEPATPLRVPPRKGGGDMAVEGPEGAWEKPNGDSFQKSGAQTSPEMSMFEIPSPDFSFHADEFLEVYVSASEHPNHFWIQIIGSRSLQLDKLVSEMTQHYENSLPEDLTVHVGDIVAAPLPTNGSWYRARVLGTLENGNLDLYFVDFGDNGDCPLKDLRALRSDFLSLPFQAIECSLARIAPSGEQWEEEALDEFDRLTHCADWKPLVAKISSYVQTGISTWPKIYLYDTSNGKKLDIGLELVRKGYAVELPEDMEENRAIPDMLHDVATETEVSLGSMLAETRKSPGEIANTLSCLSLSEAASVSGDDNLEEDYLL; encoded by the exons ATGTCCACTGAACGAACTTCTTGGACAAGTTTGTCCACTATTCAGAAAATAGCGCTGGGCCTCGGGATCCCAGCCAGTGCAACAGTTGCCTATATCCTATACCGCAGGTACAGGGAGAGCAGAG AAGAACGGTTGACATTTGTTGGGGAGGACGACATCGAAATAGAGATGCGAGTTCCCCAGGAGGCCGTAAAGCTCATCATTGGCCGGCAAGGAGCCAATATTAAACAG CTGCGGAAACAGACAGGTGCTCGGATTGATGTGGACACAGAGGATGTAGGCGATGAACGGGTGCTGCTTATCAGTGGGTTTCCTGTGCAGGTGTGCAAGGCCAAAGCAGCCATCCATCAGATCCTGACAGAGAATACCCCTGTGTCTGAGCAGCTTTCTGTTCCACAGAGATCCGTGGGCAGGATCATAG CCTCTGGAGCCAAAATTACCTGTGACAAAGAATCAGAGGGGACGCTACTACTATCAAGGCTTATAAAAATCTCAGGAACACAGAAGGAAGTGGCAGCAGCCAAG CATTTGATACTAGAGAAAGTTTCAGAAGATGAAGAACTTCGGAAGAGAATTGCTCATTCTGCAGAAACCAGAGTCCCACGCAAGCAGCCAATCAGTGTAAGAAGAGAGGAAGTGATAGAGTCTGGTGGAGCTGGAGAGCCAGCTTTGTGGAAGAGCACTGATACTGGTGCCGGGCCAGAGCCGGCTACACCACTGAGAGTTCCTCCCCGAAAAGGAGGCGGTGACATGGCTGTCGAAGGGCCAGAAGGTGCTTGGGAGAAACCTAATGGGGACAGCTTTCAGAAATCTGGAGCCCAGACCAGTCCAGAGATGTCCATGTTTGAAA TCCCTAGTCCTGACTTCAGTTTCCATGCCGATGAGTTCCTGGAAGTCTACGTGTCTGCCTCTGAACACCCTAACCACTTCTGGATCCAGATCATTGGCTCCCGCAGTCTGCAGCTGGATAAGCTTGTCAGTGAGATGACCCAGCACTATGAGAACAGTCTA CCTGAAGACTTGACTGTGCATGTGGGAGACATTGTAGCAGCACCTCTACCTACAAATGGCTCCTGGTACCGAGCTCGGGTCCTTGGCACTTTGGAGAATGGGAACCTGGACCTGTACTTCGTTGACTTTGGAGATAATGGTGATTGCCCACTGAAGGACCTCCGGGCACTCAG GAGTGACTTCCTAAGTCTTCCATTTCAAGCAATAGAATGTAGTCTGGCACGGATCGCCCCCTCAG GTGAACAGTGGGAAGAGGAAGCTTTGGATGAGTTTGACAGACTCACTCACTGTGCTGACTGGAAGCCCCTGGTGGCTAAGATCTCCAGCTATGTCCAGACTGGGATCTCAACTTGGCCCAAGATTTACTTATATGATACTAGCAATGGGAAG aaactTGATATCGGGTTAGAATTAGTTCGTAAAGGATATGCAGTTGAACTTCCTGAAGACATGGAAGAAAACAGAGCCATCCCAGACATGTTGCACGATGTG GCCACAGAAACAGAGGTCTCTCTCGGCAGCATGCTCGCTGAGACCAGGAAGAGCCCTGGAGAAATAGCAAATACCCTGTCCTGCCTCAGCTTGTCAG AAGCTGCCTCTGTGTCTGGTGATGATAATCTTGAAGAGGACTACTTACTGTGA
- the TDRKH gene encoding tudor and KH domain-containing protein isoform X1: protein MSTERTSWTSLSTIQKIALGLGIPASATVAYILYRRYRESREERLTFVGEDDIEIEMRVPQEAVKLIIGRQGANIKQLRKQTGARIDVDTEDVGDERVLLISGFPVQVCKAKAAIHQILTENTPVSEQLSVPQRSVGRIIGRGGETIRSICKASGAKITCDKESEGTLLLSRLIKISGTQKEVAAAKHLILEKVSEDEELRKRIAHSAETRVPRKQPISVRREEVIESGGAGEPALWKSTDTGAGPEPATPLRVPPRKGGGDMAVEGPEGAWEKPNGDSFQKSGAQTSPEMSMFEIPSPDFSFHADEFLEVYVSASEHPNHFWIQIIGSRSLQLDKLVSEMTQHYENSLPEDLTVHVGDIVAAPLPTNGSWYRARVLGTLENGNLDLYFVDFGDNGDCPLKDLRALRSDFLSLPFQAIECSLARIAPSGEQWEEEALDEFDRLTHCADWKPLVAKISSYVQTGISTWPKIYLYDTSNGKKLDIGLELVRKGYAVELPEDMEENRAIPDMLHDVATETEVSLGSMLAETRKSPGEIANTLSCLSLSEAASVSGDDNLEEDYLL from the exons ATGTCCACTGAACGAACTTCTTGGACAAGTTTGTCCACTATTCAGAAAATAGCGCTGGGCCTCGGGATCCCAGCCAGTGCAACAGTTGCCTATATCCTATACCGCAGGTACAGGGAGAGCAGAG AAGAACGGTTGACATTTGTTGGGGAGGACGACATCGAAATAGAGATGCGAGTTCCCCAGGAGGCCGTAAAGCTCATCATTGGCCGGCAAGGAGCCAATATTAAACAG CTGCGGAAACAGACAGGTGCTCGGATTGATGTGGACACAGAGGATGTAGGCGATGAACGGGTGCTGCTTATCAGTGGGTTTCCTGTGCAGGTGTGCAAGGCCAAAGCAGCCATCCATCAGATCCTGACAGAGAATACCCCTGTGTCTGAGCAGCTTTCTGTTCCACAGAGATCCGTGGGCAGGATCATAG GGAGGGGTGGTGAGACAATTCGTTCTATCTGTAAAGCCTCTGGAGCCAAAATTACCTGTGACAAAGAATCAGAGGGGACGCTACTACTATCAAGGCTTATAAAAATCTCAGGAACACAGAAGGAAGTGGCAGCAGCCAAG CATTTGATACTAGAGAAAGTTTCAGAAGATGAAGAACTTCGGAAGAGAATTGCTCATTCTGCAGAAACCAGAGTCCCACGCAAGCAGCCAATCAGTGTAAGAAGAGAGGAAGTGATAGAGTCTGGTGGAGCTGGAGAGCCAGCTTTGTGGAAGAGCACTGATACTGGTGCCGGGCCAGAGCCGGCTACACCACTGAGAGTTCCTCCCCGAAAAGGAGGCGGTGACATGGCTGTCGAAGGGCCAGAAGGTGCTTGGGAGAAACCTAATGGGGACAGCTTTCAGAAATCTGGAGCCCAGACCAGTCCAGAGATGTCCATGTTTGAAA TCCCTAGTCCTGACTTCAGTTTCCATGCCGATGAGTTCCTGGAAGTCTACGTGTCTGCCTCTGAACACCCTAACCACTTCTGGATCCAGATCATTGGCTCCCGCAGTCTGCAGCTGGATAAGCTTGTCAGTGAGATGACCCAGCACTATGAGAACAGTCTA CCTGAAGACTTGACTGTGCATGTGGGAGACATTGTAGCAGCACCTCTACCTACAAATGGCTCCTGGTACCGAGCTCGGGTCCTTGGCACTTTGGAGAATGGGAACCTGGACCTGTACTTCGTTGACTTTGGAGATAATGGTGATTGCCCACTGAAGGACCTCCGGGCACTCAG GAGTGACTTCCTAAGTCTTCCATTTCAAGCAATAGAATGTAGTCTGGCACGGATCGCCCCCTCAG GTGAACAGTGGGAAGAGGAAGCTTTGGATGAGTTTGACAGACTCACTCACTGTGCTGACTGGAAGCCCCTGGTGGCTAAGATCTCCAGCTATGTCCAGACTGGGATCTCAACTTGGCCCAAGATTTACTTATATGATACTAGCAATGGGAAG aaactTGATATCGGGTTAGAATTAGTTCGTAAAGGATATGCAGTTGAACTTCCTGAAGACATGGAAGAAAACAGAGCCATCCCAGACATGTTGCACGATGTG GCCACAGAAACAGAGGTCTCTCTCGGCAGCATGCTCGCTGAGACCAGGAAGAGCCCTGGAGAAATAGCAAATACCCTGTCCTGCCTCAGCTTGTCAG AAGCTGCCTCTGTGTCTGGTGATGATAATCTTGAAGAGGACTACTTACTGTGA